The following coding sequences are from one Mycobacterium bourgelatii window:
- a CDS encoding pyridoxal phosphate-dependent aminotransferase has product MTVSRLRPYATTIFAEMSALAARIGAVNLGQGFPDEDGPPKMLKTAQAAIADGVNQYPPGLGIQPLREAIAAQRQRHFGIEYDPDTEILVTVGATEAIAAAVLGLVEPDSEVLLIEPFYDSYSPVVAMAGAHRKAVPLVADGRGFALDVDALKGALTPRTKTLIVNSPHNPTGAVLTREESAAIAEIATAADLLVITDEVYEHLVYDGHEHLPLATFDGMAERTVTISSAAKMFNCTGWKIGWACGPAELIKGVRAAKQYLSYVGGAPFQPAVALALNTQDAWVAELRNSLQTRRDRLKTGLSEIGFAVHDSYGTYFLCADPRPLGYDDSTKFCAELPEKAGVAAIPMSAFCDPAAPHNDLWNHLVRFTFCKRDDTLDEAIRRLAVLRAQPSP; this is encoded by the coding sequence ATGACCGTGTCGCGACTGCGCCCCTACGCGACCACGATTTTTGCCGAAATGTCGGCCTTGGCCGCGCGGATCGGCGCGGTGAACCTGGGACAAGGCTTTCCCGACGAGGACGGCCCACCGAAAATGTTGAAAACCGCCCAGGCCGCCATCGCCGACGGCGTCAACCAATACCCACCTGGGCTGGGCATACAACCGCTGCGCGAGGCGATCGCCGCCCAACGACAACGGCACTTCGGCATCGAGTACGACCCCGATACCGAAATTCTGGTGACGGTCGGCGCAACGGAGGCCATCGCGGCCGCGGTGCTCGGCCTCGTCGAACCCGACTCGGAAGTGCTTCTGATCGAGCCGTTCTACGACTCCTACTCCCCCGTGGTGGCGATGGCCGGGGCGCACCGCAAAGCCGTGCCCTTGGTAGCCGACGGTCGCGGCTTCGCGTTGGACGTCGACGCACTCAAAGGTGCGCTGACGCCGCGGACCAAGACACTTATCGTGAACTCGCCCCACAATCCGACCGGAGCAGTGCTCACCAGGGAAGAGTCAGCGGCGATCGCCGAGATCGCGACAGCCGCGGACCTGCTGGTCATCACCGATGAGGTCTACGAGCACCTGGTTTATGACGGCCACGAGCATCTACCCTTGGCCACCTTCGACGGCATGGCCGAGCGCACGGTCACCATCTCGAGTGCGGCCAAGATGTTCAATTGCACCGGCTGGAAGATCGGGTGGGCTTGCGGCCCAGCGGAACTCATCAAGGGCGTACGCGCAGCGAAGCAGTATCTGAGTTACGTGGGCGGTGCCCCCTTCCAACCCGCGGTGGCCCTGGCCCTGAACACCCAGGATGCGTGGGTGGCCGAACTACGCAACTCGCTGCAGACCAGGCGCGACCGGCTCAAAACCGGACTCAGCGAGATCGGCTTCGCGGTCCACGACTCCTACGGCACCTACTTCCTGTGCGCTGACCCGCGACCGCTGGGCTACGACGACAGCACCAAGTTCTGCGCCGAACTACCGGAAAAGGCCGGGGTGGCGGCCATCCCGATGTCGGCGTTCTGCGATCCGGCGGCGCCCCACAACGACCTGTGGAATCACTTGGTGCGCTTCACCTTTTGCAAGCGCGACGACACCCTCGACGAGGCGATCAGACGGCTGGCCGTGCTCCGGGCTCAGCCATCTCCATAA